From the Propionispora hippei DSM 15287 genome, the window CAACATTCACATCCGTACCATTTAATGTGGTTGGACCTTTATCAGATACTATCACAGTTAGTTTGTCAGGCAATGAATTAGTGGTAGGTGAAAGCGGAATTTATCAAATAACGGTATCTATTAACGCGGAAGCCACTACTGATCCAGATCCGGATCAACCCTATCTAAATGCTATTATCACTGTCAATGGTACCCCGCTTTTTGGCGATACTACTACTTTTTTTAAGATATCTAACCGAAGTAGTTCAACGTTTGTCGCTCAGGCTTCCTTAACCGCAGGAGACGAAGTAGGAGCAAGTATTAGTACGGATTTTCCTATTTTAGGTTATATGAATCGCTCTTTAACCATCATTCAATTAAGTAATTAAATAATTTTCAATGTTAATGAGGAGAAACTAAAATAAAATCGTTAAGTATATTGTCAATATAGAGATTTGGATAAGATATATTCGCTTTAAGGATCTTACCGCGAACCATCAAACAAGGAAATAAAAAAGGCATAGGTTCTGGACTATGGTTAGTCCGTGAACCTATGCCTTTTTCATGCTGACACATTTGGGGAGATTGACTTAATTTAAACCCTAACCGCTTTATATAGACAATAGTATGGTTTCATGTACATATCAGCTAAGAAATTATTTAGATATAATACAATATCTTTATTGATTATCCTCTGCCGAAAGATTTTTCCCCAGTTTACCGATCGCTCTCTTTTCAATTCTTGACACGTAAGACCGGGATATCCCTAACAATTTGGCAATATCACGTTGTGTTTTCCGACTGCCGTCCGGCATGCCAAAGCGCATCTGCAGCACCCATTTTTCCCTGGTACTCAGACGGTTGATCTGTTTGCTGAGCCGTTCCTGTTCACACTGATTTTCCACAGCTTCCCCCACTACGTCGGGCGCCGTTCCCAACACGTCAATCAGCGTTATCTCGTTCCCCTCTTTATCGACTCCGATCGGATCGTACAGGCTAACCTCGGACCGTACCCGACGCGTACTCCGCAGATGCATCAAGATTTCATTTTCAATACACCGGGCCGCGTAGGTGGCCAGCCTGATTTTCTTAGCGGGATCAAAGGTATTGATGGCTTTGATCAGGCCAATAGTTCCGATGGATATCAAGTCGTCCACGTCTTCACCGGTATTGTCAAATTTCTTTACAATATGCGCGACCAAGCGCAAATTGTGTTCAATCAACACACCCTTGGCCTTCTCATCACCGGCTTTGAGCTTCTCTAAATACAGTTGTTCATCTTTCTCGGAAAGAGGCAAAGGAAACGTATTGTTCGTTATGTAGGAAACCAACAATGCAATTCCCTGAACCACTGCTGTAGCAAAGATAGCTAAAACAGACAACAAACCGATCCCCCCCGTCAAATCTGTCTATTCATTGTATGGAGAGAATACGGGGTTTGTGCCTGTCAGCAGCTTACATCTTTTTGGTAATTTTAGCCGCCTTACCAAAACAAAACGAAGAAATATTTGAGTTCTCCGCGGCTTTAGGCTATACTTCTCTATAGAATAAATAGGATGGTGAAAGGCAATGACCGAATATATTGGAGATATAGGCATAATTTTTCTTATTGTTTTAATCGGAATCTACATGCTCTGGGACCAGATCTTTCCCGATTAGATCCTTATCGGCCGGCAAAGTTCCGGCTATATTATATAGTGACGCCTGCAGGGCGACGCTGATCACTTTGCTGATTTTCATAACTAACGATAAGGACGTGCTCTGCAAACTGACCGCACCAATAATCCCCT encodes:
- the sigK gene encoding RNA polymerase sporulation sigma factor SigK, with protein sequence MLSVLAIFATAVVQGIALLVSYITNNTFPLPLSEKDEQLYLEKLKAGDEKAKGVLIEHNLRLVAHIVKKFDNTGEDVDDLISIGTIGLIKAINTFDPAKKIRLATYAARCIENEILMHLRSTRRVRSEVSLYDPIGVDKEGNEITLIDVLGTAPDVVGEAVENQCEQERLSKQINRLSTREKWVLQMRFGMPDGSRKTQRDIAKLLGISRSYVSRIEKRAIGKLGKNLSAEDNQ